The proteins below come from a single Pseudomonas chlororaphis genomic window:
- a CDS encoding membrane protein: protein MLHVLFSVYLKMLVLYSPFFVLSCFIGLTRGYSRKEQRRLAWKVATATLVSSVLLYLFGRVIFSVFGITVDAFRIGAGSVLFISALGMAQGKSAVQTDNVQQDVTIVPLTIPLTVGPGTIGALLVMGVSQPHWDDKLMAIISIALASFTVGVVLYLSSRIERILGDQGLQIVSRLMGLFVCALAAQIIFTGVRGYLVP, encoded by the coding sequence ATGCTCCACGTGCTGTTCAGCGTTTACCTGAAGATGCTGGTGCTCTACAGCCCCTTCTTCGTGCTCTCGTGCTTCATCGGCCTGACGCGTGGCTATTCGCGCAAGGAACAGCGGCGCCTGGCCTGGAAGGTCGCGACCGCGACGTTGGTGTCCAGCGTGTTGCTGTACCTGTTCGGGCGAGTGATCTTCAGTGTCTTCGGCATCACCGTGGATGCCTTCCGTATCGGCGCCGGCAGCGTGCTGTTCATCTCGGCGCTGGGCATGGCCCAGGGCAAATCGGCGGTGCAGACCGACAATGTCCAGCAGGACGTGACCATCGTCCCGCTGACCATTCCATTGACCGTCGGCCCCGGCACCATCGGCGCCCTGCTGGTGATGGGCGTGAGCCAGCCACACTGGGACGACAAACTCATGGCCATCATCAGCATCGCCCTGGCCAGTTTCACCGTCGGCGTCGTGCTTTACCTGTCCAGCCGCATCGAGCGGATCCTCGGCGACCAGGGCCTGCAAATCGTCAGCCGCCTGATGGGCTTGTTCGTTTGTGCGTTGGCCGCGCAGATTATCTTCACCGGCGTCAGGGGCTATCTGGTCCCCTGA